In Pirellulales bacterium, the genomic stretch AAGCATCCATGTCTAGCTATCTCGACGAACTCTTTGGACTTTCCGGCGAAGTGGCCGTGGTGATCGGCGGCACCGGAGTATTGTGCGGTGCTCTCGCCACGGGCCTGGCACGCGCTGGGGCGCTGGTCGTGGTAGCCGGACGCGATGCCGGCAAGGGAAAAACGCGCGTCGATGAAATCGCCCGGCTAGGCGGAAAAGCGGTCTTCACGGAAGTCGACGTCACTTCGCGCGCCTCGATCGAAAAGTTGCTCGCCTCAGCGGCGCAGCACACCGGCCGGGTCGACATGCTCATCAACGGGGCGGGCGTGAACAAGGCCAGCTCCTACTTTGAGGTCGAAGACACCGATTGGGATTGGGTTATCCAGAGCAACTTGAAGAGCGTCCACCACGGCTGTCAGATCTTCGGCCGGCACATGGCCGAGTCGGGACAGGGGGGCTCGATTCTCAACATTGCCAGCGTCACGGCGCACCTGCCCTTGTCGAAGGTGTTCGCCTATTCGGCCTCGAAGGCGGCCGTGGTCAGCCTGACGCAAAACGTCGCCCGCGAGCTAGCGCCGCTCGGCGTGCGCGTGAACGCGTTGTGCCCCGGGTTCTTTCCGGCGGAGCAGAATCGCAAGATCCTCGACGTCGAGCGCACGGCCAACGTGATGCGGGGCACACCCATGGCCCGCTTCGGTGAGCCTGATGAACTGATTGGAGCCACCCTGTTGTTGTTGTCGCGCCGCGCCGGTAGCTTCATCACGGGAGCCAGCTACTACGTGGATGGCGGGTTCACCGGCATGCGGTTTTAATGGAGTCGCGTCGCCATGGCGCACAGTTATGTCATCTTTGGGGCGTCGGGCGATCTGACCAGCCGCAAGCTCGTGCCGGCGCTGTTTCATCTCTTTCGCAAGGGGCGTCTGCCCGCCGATACCCGCGTCATCGGCTTCTCGCGTTCTCCTTTCTCGCACGACGAATGGCGCGAGAAGCTCGGTGAGTCGACGCAGGAGTTCGCCGACGACTTCGACCAGCAGGAGTGGGACAAGTTCGCGCCGTCGATCTATTACCACGCGGGTGATATCGGCGACGTCGAAAGCTTCCTCTCGCTCGGCAAGCTGCTCGACGAGATCGAGACGGGGCCAGAGTGTACGCGGGTCTATTATCTGGCAACCTCTCCCACGTTCTACGAGCAGGCCATCGAGCAACTGGGGGCCGCCGGCCTGGCCGACGAAACGAACGGTGTCCGCCGCGTGGTGATCGAGAAGCCCTTCGGGCACGACCTTGCCTCGGCGCGTCAACTGAACGAGATCGTCCACGCCGTTTTCGCCGAACGGCAGGTTTATCGCATCGATCACTATCTCGGCAAAGAGACGGTGCAGAATATCCTCGTGCTGCGCTTCGCGAACACGATCTTCGAGCCCCTTTGGAACCGCAACTACATCGATCACGTGCAGATCACCGCGGCCGAAGAAGTGTTGGTCGGCAGTCGGGGCGGCTATTACGACAAGGCCGGCGTGCTGCGCGACATGTTCCAGAATCACCTGCTGCAACTGCTCACCGTCACGGCGATGGAAGGGGCCACGCGGTTCGAGGCCGACGCCATCCGCAACGAAAAAGTAAAGGTGCTCGACGCGATTCGCCGCTACGAGCCGGCCGACATCGCGCGACAGACCGTGCGCGGGCAATACACGAACTACCGCCAAGAACCAGGTGTCGCCCAGCAGAGCGACACCGCCACCTTCGCCGCCGTGCGATTCTACGTCGACAACTGGCGCTGGCAGGGGGTGCCTTTTTATCTCCGTAGCGGCAAGGGGATGAGTTGCCGCACAACGCAGCTTCTGATCCAGTTTCGAGAGATCCCACACCTGATGTTCCCCAACTCGTCGAAGCGGATCGAGGCCAACCGGCTGCTCATTCAGGTGCAGCCGGCCGAGGGGATCCAGGTCCACTTCCAGACGAAGGTGCCGGACGCCGGCATGAAGATGCGGCTGGCGGAGCTCGATTTCCGTTTCGACCGCCGCTCGGAGCCGGCCCTGCCCGAGGCCTACGAGCGGTTGCTGCTCGACACGATGTCGGGGGACGCCAGCCTCTTCGCTCGTAGCGACGAGGTGGAGTTGGCCTGGAAGATCATCGACCCGATCCAGAAAACGTGGGACGAAATGCGCGAGCCGAACCTGTGGACGTACGAGCCCGGGGGCTGGGGTCCGGCGGAATCGTGCGAATGGATCCAGCAGGATGGCCGCGAGTGGTTCGACGTCTGCCCGGTGCTGGGGTAGCCGCCGCGGTGAGCGGATGCACATCGTCCCGTTGAGCTTCTAAGAGCTCGCGCGGAGAAGCTTGGGTTGTGAGGGGACCATTCGGGGCTTCCACAAATGCCAAGTGGCAGAGGCAGTCTTGCCTGTGCAGCTTGCTTTCCAATTGGAACCGTCCAACGCCTTGACCCTTCGACGTATCGCGGGCAAAAATCGATTGCATGACCTCGCCAAGTCCTAGTCTCGCCGAACGTAGTCCTGATCGACTACCAATTGCCGCTGACCGTCACAAGCAAGGCTACAGCCCCCTCGCGCTGGGCAATGTCTACGTCGGCTTTCCTGTCGTGCAGGCGGCCCTCAGTGGCTATAGCGACAGCGCCATGCGCCGTATCGCGCGGCGATTCGGCGCCGATTATGCGCTGTGCGAAGTGCTGATCGACAAGCTCGTGCTCGAGGCGGGCAAGCACACGCGGCGGTTTCTCAAGCTCACGGACGACGATCATCCCGTCGGTGGGCAGTTGATGGGGAGCGAGCCGGTGCAGTTCGGCGAGGCCGCCACGCGGTTGGTCGAGGCGGGTTTTGATGTCATCGATATCAACTTCGGCTGCCCGGTGAAGAAAGTCTTGGGGCGGTGCCGGGGTGGTTTTCATCTCTCGCAGCCCGACGTGGCGCTGGAAATCGTGCGCCGGGTGCGCGACACGGTCCCGGCGCACCTTCCCGTCACGGTGAAGATGCGGCGTGGGCTCGACGACACCGAAGAGAGCCGCGAGCGATTCTTTACGATCTTCGACGGCGCCTGGGATGCCGGCGTGGCGGCCATTACGGTGCATGGTCGCACGGTCAAGCAGCGATACATCGGCGCGAGCCGCTGGTCGTTCTTGAAGGAAGTGAAACAGCACGCCGGGGACCGTACCGTGCTCGGCAGTGGCGATCTCTTCACGGCCGAGGCCTGTCTCGACATGATGCGGCAGACGGGGGTCGACGGCGTGACCGCGGCGCGCGGAGCCATCGGCAATCCGTGGATCTTTGCCCAGGCGCGGGCGCTTGCCGTGGGGCAACCGTTGCCGCCACCGCCCTCGCTGTTCGAGCAGCGCGATGTGATCCGCGAGCATTACCGCCTGGCCGAGGAGATCTATGGACCCGATCTCTCGGGCCGCCAGATGCGCAAGTTCGGCATCAAGTATTCGCGTCTCCATCCGCAGTCGAACGAGGTGCGCGACGCATTCGTGGCCGTCAGCCGCAACGAGCAGTTGAACACGGTGATCGAACGTTACTACTCGGAAGACCTGCCCGGCATCTATCCGGACATGATGTCCGACTGTGGCGACGGTTCGCAGGAATCGTGCGGCGACCTCATGTGAACGGGCGATCCTTCGGCGGCCGGCGAATCGCGCCGCCACGCGGTGGTTGCTCCGCGTCGCCCTAGATCGACCACAGACTTTCCACCGCGAGAGCCCGGTAAATCCTTCCCCTTTCTCGGGCGATAAGCCCCTCTCGGCTGACGCGAACTTCAACTATACTGCTCGGCTTGCGCCGGCTGCCGATATGCCTTGCTTGATCGCCGTTGTTGGTGGAGTGCTTGCATGACCTCATCCCCGAATCCATCTTCCCCCGCAGCCACGAGCGCCAAACTGCCTTACTCCCAGCGCTACCCCTGGGTCGTGGTGGCGATGCTGTGGTTCATCTGCTTTTTCAACTACGCCGACCGCCAGGCGATCTTCTCGATCTTTCCGCTTTTGGAAAGCGAACTGGGATTCAACAAGGCGCAGCTCGGCTTTATCGGGGCGGCGTTTACTTGGGTTTATGCCCTGTCGGCCCCTTTTGCCGGACAAGTGGGGGACCGCTATCCTCGCAAGACGGTGATCCTGGCCGGGCTGTACGTCTGGAGCATCATCACCGGCTTCACGGCCCTCTGCTCGAAGGTCTGGCATTTTGCGTTCGTGCGGGCGGCGGAAGGGCTGGGCGAAACGTTCTATTTTCCGGCCTCGATGTCGCTGATCAGCGACTACCACACGCGCGACACGCGCTCGCGCGCCATGAGCTTTCACCAGACGAGCGTCTATGCCGGCACGATCGGCGGCGGCGCGCTCGCCGGCTGGATGGGCATGCACTTCGGCTGGCAGTCTCCCTTCATCCTCTTGGGCGTGGCCGGCGTCGTGTTGGGGCTGGTGCTGGCCAAGTTCATTCGCGAACCGGGACGCAACGAGGCCGAGATCGCCGCCGGCAACGTCCCCGAGGCGAACCCCGACGCGCAGCCGCTCGACATTGCCGCGTTCCTCCGGATGCTGGCCGCTACGCCCACGGCGCTGGCGCTGATCGTGGCCTTCTTTGGCGCCAACTTCGTCGGGCTCGTCTTCCTGTCGTGGATGCCGACGTTCCTCAAGGAGAAGTTCGAGTTGAATCTGGCCGTGGCCGGGATCGGGGCCACCGTCTTCATCCAGGTGGCCAGCATGTTCGGCGCGATGTCGGGGGGCTGGCTCGCCGACCGCTGGCGCAAGCTGCGTCCCGGCGGACGCATCCTGGTGCAGGCCGTGGGGACGCTCGGCGGCGCGCCCTTCATCTACTTCTGCGGCGAAACGCAGAAGCTGGCCCTGTTGATTCCGGCCATGACGGCCTTCGGCTTCTTCAAGGGGCTCTACGACGCGAACATCTGGGCGTCGCTCTACGACGTGGTCCCCGCCGCGCGGCGTGGCACCGCCGTCGGCATCATGAACATGATCGGCTGGCTCGGCGGTGGGTTGGGCTCGATCTCGGTGGGTCTGGCCGTGACCCAGGGCTTCGGCATGAGCGAAACGATCGCCTCGACCGCCGCGATCTACATCGTGGTGGCCATCGTGCTCACGGTCGCCGGCTTGGTGTTCGCTCCGCGCGACGTGCAACGCGCCTCGGCCACCTAATAGCCTGTTGAAAAATGCCTCATGGCATTTTCAACCTCGCCATCCCTGCGATGTCGCAGTCCGTTTAGTTTTTCAACGGACTGCCGGCGCGTCCTGCAGGGCCGGATTGGGCCGCAGGTTGCCCTCGAGCGTGACGCGCTCGAGCCAGGCGCTGCGCGACTGGCGCCCCCGTTCCCGATTGTGAAACACGATGAAGTCGGTCGGACGATCGATGTCGCATTCGGTGGCCACCGTCGCCGTCGCGCCGGCCCCCCCCACTTCGGTAAGCGTGAACGAAACGTGCTGGCCGTCGTCCAGGATCTCGAAATCGAACGTGTTTCCCACCTGAATGGGAATCAGGGCGATGGCATGCGGCAGTTGTGCATCGCCGCGGCCATAGATGCCCATCACGCCCCCTTGATCGGTCGTGGCGATAAACTCGACACCGTTTTGCGTGTCGCCGTTGGCACTGGCATTCGGCACGCCGTCGCTACGAGTCAGGATTTGCAGCAGGTCGTTCTCGCTGGCGAAGGTCCAACGGCCGCGAATCCGCAGACCACCCCGTTT encodes the following:
- a CDS encoding SDR family oxidoreductase, with the protein product MSSYLDELFGLSGEVAVVIGGTGVLCGALATGLARAGALVVVAGRDAGKGKTRVDEIARLGGKAVFTEVDVTSRASIEKLLASAAQHTGRVDMLINGAGVNKASSYFEVEDTDWDWVIQSNLKSVHHGCQIFGRHMAESGQGGSILNIASVTAHLPLSKVFAYSASKAAVVSLTQNVARELAPLGVRVNALCPGFFPAEQNRKILDVERTANVMRGTPMARFGEPDELIGATLLLLSRRAGSFITGASYYVDGGFTGMRF
- the zwf gene encoding glucose-6-phosphate dehydrogenase; translation: MAHSYVIFGASGDLTSRKLVPALFHLFRKGRLPADTRVIGFSRSPFSHDEWREKLGESTQEFADDFDQQEWDKFAPSIYYHAGDIGDVESFLSLGKLLDEIETGPECTRVYYLATSPTFYEQAIEQLGAAGLADETNGVRRVVIEKPFGHDLASARQLNEIVHAVFAERQVYRIDHYLGKETVQNILVLRFANTIFEPLWNRNYIDHVQITAAEEVLVGSRGGYYDKAGVLRDMFQNHLLQLLTVTAMEGATRFEADAIRNEKVKVLDAIRRYEPADIARQTVRGQYTNYRQEPGVAQQSDTATFAAVRFYVDNWRWQGVPFYLRSGKGMSCRTTQLLIQFREIPHLMFPNSSKRIEANRLLIQVQPAEGIQVHFQTKVPDAGMKMRLAELDFRFDRRSEPALPEAYERLLLDTMSGDASLFARSDEVELAWKIIDPIQKTWDEMREPNLWTYEPGGWGPAESCEWIQQDGREWFDVCPVLG
- a CDS encoding tRNA-dihydrouridine synthase yields the protein MTSPSPSLAERSPDRLPIAADRHKQGYSPLALGNVYVGFPVVQAALSGYSDSAMRRIARRFGADYALCEVLIDKLVLEAGKHTRRFLKLTDDDHPVGGQLMGSEPVQFGEAATRLVEAGFDVIDINFGCPVKKVLGRCRGGFHLSQPDVALEIVRRVRDTVPAHLPVTVKMRRGLDDTEESRERFFTIFDGAWDAGVAAITVHGRTVKQRYIGASRWSFLKEVKQHAGDRTVLGSGDLFTAEACLDMMRQTGVDGVTAARGAIGNPWIFAQARALAVGQPLPPPPSLFEQRDVIREHYRLAEEIYGPDLSGRQMRKFGIKYSRLHPQSNEVRDAFVAVSRNEQLNTVIERYYSEDLPGIYPDMMSDCGDGSQESCGDLM
- a CDS encoding MFS transporter, translated to MTSSPNPSSPAATSAKLPYSQRYPWVVVAMLWFICFFNYADRQAIFSIFPLLESELGFNKAQLGFIGAAFTWVYALSAPFAGQVGDRYPRKTVILAGLYVWSIITGFTALCSKVWHFAFVRAAEGLGETFYFPASMSLISDYHTRDTRSRAMSFHQTSVYAGTIGGGALAGWMGMHFGWQSPFILLGVAGVVLGLVLAKFIREPGRNEAEIAAGNVPEANPDAQPLDIAAFLRMLAATPTALALIVAFFGANFVGLVFLSWMPTFLKEKFELNLAVAGIGATVFIQVASMFGAMSGGWLADRWRKLRPGGRILVQAVGTLGGAPFIYFCGETQKLALLIPAMTAFGFFKGLYDANIWASLYDVVPAARRGTAVGIMNMIGWLGGGLGSISVGLAVTQGFGMSETIASTAAIYIVVAIVLTVAGLVFAPRDVQRASAT